A single genomic interval of Spirosoma linguale DSM 74 harbors:
- a CDS encoding transcriptional regulator, PadR-like family (PFAM: transcriptional regulator PadR family protein) encodes MKKTVLGELEELVLLIVAASAEEVYGVPVMEQLQIHTERSFTISAVHTTLYRLEEKGFLSSSIGGATAERGGRSKRLFVLTAEGGRVLQEIQHMRTRLWESIPEGKFQLLGL; translated from the coding sequence ATGAAAAAAACAGTACTCGGAGAGCTGGAAGAGCTCGTGCTGCTAATCGTGGCTGCTAGCGCTGAAGAGGTCTATGGGGTTCCTGTCATGGAACAACTTCAGATCCACACAGAGCGAAGTTTTACCATTAGTGCTGTACACACGACCCTCTACCGACTCGAAGAAAAAGGCTTTCTATCCTCCTCCATTGGCGGAGCTACCGCCGAGCGTGGAGGACGTAGCAAGCGGCTGTTTGTCCTGACAGCGGAAGGAGGAAGAGTATTGCAGGAAATTCAACACATGCGCACTCGACTCTGGGAATCAATCCCCGAGGGGAAGTTTCAACTTTTGGGCCTTTAA
- a CDS encoding protein of unknown function DUF214 (PFAM: protein of unknown function DUF214~KEGG: cps:CPS_3505 ABC transporter, permease protein) yields MIRNYLKIALRNLAKNKLFTGINVFGLALGMACSLLIGLWVSDELSYDRFLPNAEHIYFVRVNFQDPVTGELTTNGVTPGPLQEIIAQHIPEVAAVTKINYGPELLIKPVGRSAGEKSGKVKGHYATDDFFGVFDLPALAGNPKAALAQTNQIVITRTVADNYFMGSGLDYQQALGKTLQLDNDKFYVVGAVIENLPRASTLQFGWLVNWKVQQQDWMKEWGNNSFQTFVRLQPNLTLDQAERAMETIYPRFAGKNFDKGRPVLQPMTDLHLYANYKHGKAVGGRIGYVRIFSLVALFILLIACINFINLATARSALRAKEVGVRKVVGASRSSLIRQFLVESVLTSLLAIGLALLLVTLVLPAFNTTFGKRLSLDLTNPALWLGLVGLVLITGFLSGSYPALFLSGLQPVRILKGRMQVGSGPALFRRTLVVFQFSLSIFLIAGMLAVRQQMDYLRTKNLGLDRENVLYLPLEGALNAGTKTETFRQEVMRQPSVAVATTTSDLPLNIQSSSGDLEWPGKTPTMESNVSTLQVGGDFIRTMNIRLLAGRDFRTAGLADSASYIINEATARMMNMKAPVGQEVNFWRGKGRIVGLMKDFHLKSLHEAISPLIMMYNPRENSYLLVKTRPGQTPQAIADLERLTKQFNPNYPFPYHFVDEAYEQLYRADQQVNTLVNSFGMLAILISCLGLFGLAAFTAEQRTKEIGVRKVLGASVTTIIGLLSGDFLKLVVIAGMLATPLAWWALSQWFSTFEYSTSLSWWVFALSGLLAMGIALVTVSYQSIKAALTNPVKSLRSE; encoded by the coding sequence ATGATCCGAAACTACCTCAAAATCGCCTTAAGGAATCTAGCCAAAAACAAACTCTTTACCGGCATCAACGTGTTTGGCTTAGCGCTCGGCATGGCTTGTAGTTTGCTCATTGGCTTATGGGTAAGCGACGAGTTAAGCTACGACCGGTTTCTGCCCAACGCAGAGCATATCTATTTTGTGCGGGTCAATTTTCAAGATCCAGTCACGGGCGAACTTACTACCAACGGAGTAACGCCAGGCCCCTTGCAGGAGATCATTGCCCAGCACATACCCGAAGTGGCCGCCGTGACCAAGATCAATTACGGACCGGAGTTATTGATAAAGCCGGTAGGAAGGTCGGCAGGCGAGAAGTCCGGGAAGGTAAAAGGCCATTATGCTACGGATGATTTTTTTGGTGTATTCGACCTGCCTGCCCTGGCCGGCAACCCCAAAGCTGCGTTAGCTCAAACCAACCAGATCGTCATTACCCGAACCGTAGCCGATAACTATTTTATGGGTTCAGGCCTTGACTATCAACAGGCACTTGGCAAAACGCTCCAACTCGACAATGATAAATTCTACGTGGTGGGTGCCGTCATCGAAAACCTGCCCCGCGCTTCCACGCTACAATTTGGCTGGCTGGTAAACTGGAAGGTGCAGCAGCAGGACTGGATGAAGGAGTGGGGAAACAATTCCTTTCAGACCTTTGTCCGGCTACAGCCCAACCTAACGCTGGACCAGGCTGAAAGGGCCATGGAGACCATCTACCCGCGCTTTGCCGGAAAGAATTTCGATAAGGGTCGGCCAGTCCTGCAACCCATGACCGATTTGCATCTGTATGCCAACTATAAACATGGAAAAGCCGTTGGCGGGCGCATTGGGTACGTCAGGATCTTCTCGTTGGTGGCTTTGTTTATTCTGCTGATTGCCTGTATCAACTTTATCAACTTAGCCACCGCCCGCTCGGCCCTGCGAGCCAAAGAAGTGGGTGTTCGCAAAGTGGTGGGGGCCTCACGGTCGTCGCTGATCAGGCAGTTTCTGGTTGAGTCGGTGCTGACCAGTTTGCTGGCCATCGGCCTGGCTTTGTTACTGGTCACGCTGGTGTTGCCAGCGTTCAATACAACGTTTGGGAAGAGGCTGTCCCTCGACCTGACGAACCCAGCTCTCTGGTTGGGTCTTGTCGGGCTCGTGTTGATTACTGGTTTTTTGTCGGGGAGCTACCCGGCTCTGTTTTTATCGGGTTTGCAGCCGGTCCGAATTTTGAAAGGGCGAATGCAGGTTGGCAGCGGCCCTGCTTTGTTCCGTCGGACACTGGTGGTTTTTCAGTTCTCGCTGTCTATTTTCCTGATCGCGGGCATGCTGGCCGTAAGGCAGCAAATGGACTATCTTCGCACCAAAAACTTGGGCCTCGACCGCGAAAACGTCCTTTATCTCCCGCTGGAAGGCGCCTTGAATGCGGGCACCAAAACAGAAACATTCCGCCAGGAGGTCATGCGTCAGCCCTCGGTAGCCGTGGCCACCACCACCAGCGATTTGCCGCTAAACATCCAAAGTTCATCGGGAGACCTGGAATGGCCGGGAAAGACGCCCACGATGGAAAGCAACGTATCGACGCTACAAGTGGGTGGTGATTTTATCAGAACGATGAACATCAGACTGCTCGCTGGGCGCGATTTTCGGACGGCGGGTTTGGCCGACTCGGCCAGTTACATCATCAACGAAGCCACCGCCCGGATGATGAACATGAAAGCCCCGGTCGGTCAGGAAGTTAACTTCTGGCGGGGCAAAGGTCGCATTGTCGGATTGATGAAGGACTTTCACCTCAAGTCGCTCCATGAAGCGATCAGTCCGCTGATCATGATGTATAATCCGCGGGAAAACAGCTACCTGCTCGTAAAAACCCGCCCCGGACAAACACCACAGGCCATTGCTGATCTGGAACGATTGACGAAGCAATTCAATCCCAACTACCCCTTTCCGTATCATTTTGTGGATGAGGCTTACGAGCAACTGTATAGGGCCGATCAACAGGTCAATACGCTTGTCAATTCGTTTGGCATGCTGGCTATCCTCATTTCGTGCCTGGGCCTGTTCGGGCTGGCCGCCTTCACCGCCGAGCAGCGGACCAAAGAAATCGGCGTCCGTAAAGTATTGGGCGCCAGTGTGACTACTATTATCGGGTTACTCTCGGGCGATTTTCTTAAACTGGTGGTAATAGCGGGAATGCTGGCCACTCCACTGGCGTGGTGGGCATTGAGCCAATGGTTCAGTACGTTTGAGTATAGCACCAGTCTCTCGTGGTGGGTCTTCGCGCTGTCGGGTTTGCTAGCAATGGGTATCGCGCTGGTAACGGTGAGTTATCAGAGTATCAAAGCCGCATTAACGAATCCGGTAAAAAGCTTACGTAGTGAATAA
- a CDS encoding two component regulator propeller domain protein (PFAM: YceI family protein; Two component regulator propeller~KEGG: mxa:MXAN_7206 sensor histidine kinase/response regulator), producing the protein MNYSHVYTLLVLFIFLISCGQNQTNLLEEPRGKIRSELNDIGPNIMVRSIKKGSNGTLLMAGPNNASFGDVFRYDGQSFTNLTSKLGQHIFQNVLEDRRGNMWFASTDSGVYYDNGKSIQQFTTTQGLADNRVTAIYEDKAGIIWLGTGNGLSRYDGKSFRTLKKPNPSRDYYGRNWNNEINTILEDKTGKLWVGTRGAAFVYDRKTFTTLTYQGEPFLGVWAIMEDRKGAIWLGGFNTKGGRRPGGLYRYDGSRFTKVSDRSAYAIIEDKKGDIWTTGPVNAANWTVQAVSRYEVNSLASNEPRVTEIRSGKSFLGLSEATDGSIWFGDATGVYRYDGNIITDFYNKEGQKKYIIDTKQSVLIWKGSYLFGAWEGSVLVSDGSIKGDVDLLKGELAIENRHLVGGAVEVDMTTAAQKFEDQRSHNKLPGFLDVKKFPVSTFSITKVETGNDGNSKVPNDGSIRVNEGNIKVTGNLTIEGITKAVTFPAEMHFKDGMDGTVEVNGTLVIDRTEWDVDYGSEKHFYQSGVYFGVN; encoded by the coding sequence ATGAACTACTCACACGTATACACTTTGCTAGTGCTATTTATTTTTCTCATTTCCTGCGGACAAAACCAAACAAACCTACTAGAAGAGCCAAGAGGCAAGATCAGGTCCGAACTCAACGACATAGGGCCGAACATCATGGTGCGTTCGATAAAAAAAGGCAGCAATGGCACCCTATTAATGGCTGGCCCTAACAACGCATCATTTGGTGATGTGTTTCGATACGATGGACAATCGTTTACTAATCTTACTAGTAAACTAGGGCAACACATATTCCAGAATGTTCTAGAAGATCGACGAGGAAATATGTGGTTCGCTTCTACGGATTCAGGCGTTTATTATGACAACGGCAAATCTATTCAACAGTTCACGACAACCCAGGGACTTGCCGATAACCGGGTTACGGCTATTTATGAAGATAAAGCTGGCATTATTTGGTTGGGTACTGGAAATGGTCTGAGCCGGTACGACGGGAAATCGTTTCGAACGTTAAAAAAACCAAACCCCTCACGTGATTATTACGGAAGAAACTGGAATAATGAGATTAATACCATCCTTGAAGATAAAACCGGGAAATTGTGGGTTGGTACACGGGGTGCCGCTTTCGTTTATGACAGGAAAACATTTACCACGTTAACCTATCAAGGCGAACCCTTTCTGGGCGTTTGGGCCATCATGGAAGATCGAAAAGGGGCTATTTGGCTCGGCGGTTTCAATACTAAAGGCGGCCGTCGACCCGGTGGGCTCTATCGCTATGACGGTAGTCGCTTTACGAAGGTATCGGACAGAAGTGCGTATGCGATCATTGAAGATAAAAAAGGAGACATCTGGACGACGGGTCCGGTCAATGCAGCGAATTGGACGGTCCAGGCTGTTTCCCGGTATGAGGTTAATTCCTTAGCTAGTAATGAGCCTAGGGTAACCGAAATTAGGTCAGGAAAGTCTTTTTTGGGGCTTTCGGAAGCCACCGACGGCAGTATTTGGTTTGGCGATGCGACCGGCGTGTATCGGTATGATGGAAATATAATCACGGACTTTTATAATAAAGAGGGTCAGAAAAAATATATCATCGATACCAAGCAAAGTGTTCTCATCTGGAAAGGGTCTTATCTATTTGGTGCATGGGAAGGTTCTGTATTAGTTAGTGATGGTTCCATTAAAGGGGACGTCGATCTTTTAAAAGGAGAGTTGGCCATCGAAAACCGTCATCTGGTGGGCGGTGCAGTTGAAGTCGACATGACTACAGCTGCACAAAAATTTGAAGATCAACGTTCACATAATAAATTACCTGGCTTTTTGGATGTCAAAAAATTTCCTGTTTCTACATTCTCCATTACGAAGGTTGAAACAGGAAATGATGGAAACTCAAAAGTTCCAAATGATGGAAGCATAAGAGTTAATGAAGGAAATATTAAAGTTACAGGGAACCTAACCATTGAAGGCATCACGAAGGCCGTTACTTTTCCAGCCGAAATGCATTTTAAGGACGGAATGGACGGAACTGTCGAGGTTAATGGCACGCTGGTCATTGATCGAACAGAGTGGGATGTAGATTATGGATCAGAAAAGCACTTTTATCAGTCTGGTGTGTATTTCGGAGTAAACTGA
- a CDS encoding conserved hypothetical protein (KEGG: rso:RSc0218 hypothetical protein) — protein MDLVTVQITGGPSTSVAWTQGMNVQQAMELAYVAINNSQQFTYALQYYGSYGYLVMMINETYDSFFSSSAPYWYWELLVNGQPSSLGIDSEILNPGDEVTFQFSQYSANLHSKSSLQVKFDNQLKRD, from the coding sequence ATGGACTTAGTTACTGTACAAATTACAGGTGGTCCTTCCACCTCGGTCGCCTGGACACAAGGCATGAACGTTCAACAAGCAATGGAGCTTGCTTACGTAGCGATCAATAACTCACAGCAATTCACCTATGCTTTACAGTACTATGGGAGCTATGGGTATCTAGTTATGATGATCAATGAAACCTACGATTCCTTCTTCTCCTCGTCAGCCCCCTATTGGTACTGGGAACTATTGGTCAACGGGCAGCCGTCCTCGCTTGGAATTGACAGCGAAATCCTGAACCCAGGTGATGAAGTCACCTTTCAGTTCAGTCAGTATTCGGCCAACTTGCATTCTAAATCATCCCTGCAAGTCAAGTTTGACAATCAACTAAAGAGAGACTGA
- a CDS encoding Abortive infection protein (PFAM: Abortive infection protein~KEGG: csa:Csal_2373 abortive infection protein): MDIVVTPALTNQRWKVGLLLFGLGFIGVLSLLTADLPLQNLPSAVLKQFTPVQLKLLLLINPTIFLLVAVLIGTNLYQKTTLQLWSSLSSSWLREGVLPGVVAGLSILVVAAVFKSVIPLELLQLGEANQLGVLSRFLYGGITEEILLRFGLMTLLVWLITVVIGYRTSIGYWLAIGMAALLFGAGHLPALYGVIKNPSPLLTLYIIVGNSVAGLLFGWVYWRKNLGMAMVAHAMAHVVLLASEIIQ; this comes from the coding sequence ATGGATATAGTCGTTACTCCTGCATTGACCAATCAGCGATGGAAAGTGGGCCTACTCTTATTTGGGCTCGGTTTTATAGGGGTCCTTTCCTTGCTAACGGCTGACTTGCCTCTTCAAAATCTACCCTCAGCTGTCCTAAAACAATTTACCCCCGTTCAACTCAAACTGCTTCTACTCATCAATCCCACAATTTTCCTTCTAGTTGCCGTGCTAATTGGCACCAATTTATATCAAAAAACAACCTTACAGCTTTGGTCTTCTCTCTCCTCGTCGTGGCTTAGAGAGGGCGTATTGCCGGGTGTGGTGGCCGGTTTATCCATTCTAGTAGTAGCCGCTGTTTTTAAATCAGTTATTCCCCTGGAGTTGCTTCAGCTCGGTGAAGCCAATCAATTAGGCGTCCTTTCCCGCTTTCTATACGGGGGGATCACTGAAGAAATTCTGCTTCGATTTGGGTTAATGACCTTATTGGTTTGGTTGATTACGGTGGTGATTGGCTATCGAACATCTATCGGCTATTGGTTAGCGATTGGTATGGCCGCCCTGCTGTTTGGGGCTGGCCATCTACCGGCTTTATATGGGGTGATTAAAAATCCATCCCCTTTACTTACCCTCTATATTATTGTGGGTAACTCCGTTGCTGGCCTGTTGTTTGGGTGGGTTTACTGGCGCAAAAACTTAGGGATGGCAATGGTAGCCCATGCGATGGCTCATGTGGTCTTACTGGCCAGCGAAATTATCCAGTAG
- a CDS encoding lipolytic protein G-D-S-L family (PFAM: lipolytic protein G-D-S-L family~KEGG: mpt:Mpe_A3464 hypothetical protein) has protein sequence MPERLLLLLVTFLSSCKPATIYTTLCEEKNPSNSATVIIGSYAAAGWGASDYKHSWAGLLTQKLSTSRVVNLARGGYTSYQLLPIDTSHPTNRPSPDTLRNINAALKEKPTTLILSMSSNDLVAGYSVEEIIANFNTIRSKALAAGVANIIVITPLPRNFSTEVTAKLLLQRDLVLKNYGSSAVNIFDPLANEQNLTKPELLSEDGFNPNDKGHAIIFKVIEGFLL, from the coding sequence ATGCCAGAGAGACTACTACTACTTTTAGTTACCTTTTTATCAAGCTGTAAGCCAGCGACAATATATACAACCCTATGTGAAGAGAAGAATCCGTCAAATTCAGCGACTGTCATAATTGGTTCGTATGCAGCAGCAGGTTGGGGAGCTTCGGATTACAAACATTCATGGGCGGGGCTACTCACCCAAAAGTTATCAACTAGCCGCGTTGTTAACCTGGCTAGAGGTGGCTACACTAGTTATCAGCTTCTGCCAATAGACACCAGTCACCCGACTAACCGACCAAGTCCAGACACTTTGCGTAACATAAACGCAGCTCTTAAAGAGAAACCTACCACCTTAATTCTTAGTATGTCGTCAAATGATCTGGTTGCTGGCTATAGTGTTGAGGAGATTATCGCCAATTTCAATACGATCAGGAGCAAAGCTTTGGCCGCTGGGGTAGCCAATATAATTGTTATAACACCTTTACCGCGTAACTTCAGTACTGAAGTTACGGCCAAATTGTTACTCCAGCGAGATTTAGTTTTGAAGAACTATGGCTCATCGGCAGTCAATATTTTTGACCCACTTGCAAACGAGCAGAATTTAACAAAGCCAGAACTTCTTAGTGAGGATGGTTTTAATCCGAATGATAAAGGACATGCCATAATTTTCAAGGTGATTGAAGGTTTCCTTCTTTAA
- a CDS encoding peptidase-like protein (KEGG: rfr:Rfer_1105 phospholipase/carboxylesterase), which yields MKRDFYTSVLLGLGLNCVVGLFQSWIHFQTGIDIYTLASFRSWFLATSGISFITSLLLLVYYRHQNYQAAFWTGLVALVTTLVSLAYLFSATLYPIFRQHPDAAVFIGVTINLVSALSLVFSRASSRPWLKRAGIVSAIICLAHIAILVWFRNVPPYPVRDSVDSLRQWLFLIERIVPVLLLLNFLDEYRRAVPEQENADSFNRFHLARGMLVLLSLYLLVVSLSLMSENYDMTHVSGRQIALAQSFDEGRYISPQGDTLFYRLLKPIDYDPQKSYPLVVALPYSCWADNTRQIDACPMAKWLSSQENRRKYPAFVFVPRCPPHTGWVGVANTPSIAGLAIEAMISLDKVYPIDGQRRYISGVSRGGYGSWNMVGLHPELFAAAIPVCGEGDPSQANRMSSVSVWAFHGAKDVNVPVSGSRDMVAALQEAGGRPRYTEYPDGGHGIWEAVVETPGLLDWLFAQKQAKSAKAIKI from the coding sequence ATGAAACGGGACTTTTATACTAGTGTTCTCCTTGGCTTAGGGCTCAATTGCGTGGTTGGCTTATTCCAGAGCTGGATCCATTTTCAGACAGGCATCGACATCTATACCTTGGCCTCGTTTCGAAGCTGGTTTTTGGCAACCAGCGGTATCTCCTTCATTACCTCGCTTCTGCTTCTCGTCTATTATCGTCACCAAAACTATCAGGCTGCCTTTTGGACGGGGCTGGTGGCCCTGGTGACAACGTTGGTCAGTCTTGCTTACCTATTTTCGGCAACGCTGTACCCCATTTTTCGGCAACATCCAGATGCGGCCGTGTTTATTGGCGTTACCATCAACCTAGTGTCCGCATTGAGTCTGGTCTTCTCTAGAGCGAGCAGCAGACCCTGGTTAAAGCGAGCAGGTATCGTGTCAGCCATAATTTGCCTTGCCCATATAGCGATCCTGGTTTGGTTTAGGAACGTACCACCCTATCCGGTTAGGGACAGCGTTGATTCGCTTCGACAATGGCTCTTCTTGATCGAGCGAATAGTACCGGTTTTGTTGCTATTGAATTTCCTGGACGAATACCGACGTGCTGTACCGGAGCAAGAAAACGCTGATTCCTTCAATCGATTCCATCTGGCCCGTGGCATGCTGGTCCTATTGAGTCTCTATTTGCTGGTTGTGAGCCTATCCTTGATGAGCGAAAACTACGACATGACTCACGTATCGGGGAGGCAAATTGCGTTAGCGCAATCCTTCGATGAAGGCCGATACATCAGTCCTCAAGGAGACACCTTATTTTATCGGCTCTTAAAACCCATCGATTACGATCCTCAAAAAAGTTACCCGCTGGTTGTAGCCCTGCCTTATTCCTGCTGGGCAGACAACACGCGGCAGATCGATGCTTGTCCGATGGCCAAATGGCTCAGTAGCCAAGAAAACAGAAGGAAGTATCCTGCCTTCGTGTTTGTGCCTCGCTGTCCTCCCCACACGGGATGGGTCGGTGTTGCCAATACGCCTTCCATAGCTGGTCTCGCTATTGAGGCAATGATTTCCCTGGACAAGGTCTATCCCATTGATGGGCAAAGGCGATACATCTCTGGCGTCTCACGCGGTGGGTATGGCTCCTGGAACATGGTTGGCCTGCACCCCGAATTATTTGCGGCCGCCATTCCGGTCTGTGGCGAAGGGGATCCCAGTCAAGCCAATAGGATGAGCTCGGTTTCTGTTTGGGCTTTTCATGGCGCAAAAGATGTCAATGTTCCCGTTAGTGGTTCCCGCGATATGGTTGCTGCTTTACAGGAAGCGGGTGGCCGTCCCCGCTATACGGAGTACCCGGATGGGGGGCATGGCATATGGGAGGCTGTGGTGGAGACCCCTGGCTTATTGGATTGGTTATTTGCTCAAAAACAAGCTAAGTCAGCTAAAGCGATTAAAATCTAA
- a CDS encoding Integrase catalytic region (PFAM: Integrase catalytic region~KEGG: maq:Maqu_3180 integrase catalytic subunit): MANQRLPMHLLRQILLLQQQHKSIRDIARSLGLARNTVRGYLRMLPDPATLSLPQLSDQQLDELVQSRPPAPSPDAPLTILQQRFAQIDRELTRPGVTRYSLWLDYKAEHPNGYQYTQFCHYYQLWSQRQQTSMHIEHKAGDKLFVDFAGKRLSLVDQTTGEVRPVEFFVAVLGCSQLTYAQVVATQRKEDFITALQNALHYFGGVPAAIVPDNLKAAVIRSDRYEPQINETLADFALHYQTTILPARSGKPRDKALVEGAVNILYRRIYAPLRNEVFHRLDDLNAAIRPLLDAHNQMRFQNRGHSRQSQFEERERMHLMGLPNTAYLIKHYAGSRVQKNGHVLLSEDKHYYSVPYRYIGQWVRLIYTASSVEVYCQHQRIATHQRLQGQYHYSTLKEHLPPAHQWISDWSPETFVRRADRIGPQTRQAVEAILTSRAHPEQAYKSCQGVLSLEKKVGRERLERACQRALCYQSVSYKVIRSIIERGLDTLSDASPVSSVPSHENIRGASAYQ; encoded by the coding sequence ATGGCCAACCAGCGTCTTCCTATGCACCTACTCCGTCAGATTCTGCTTCTCCAGCAGCAACATAAGTCTATCCGGGATATTGCCCGTTCGCTAGGCCTGGCTCGCAATACCGTCCGGGGCTACCTGCGCATGCTTCCCGATCCGGCAACGCTTTCCCTCCCGCAACTCTCCGACCAACAGTTGGATGAGCTGGTACAAAGTCGTCCGCCTGCGCCCTCACCCGACGCCCCCCTAACTATTCTTCAACAACGATTCGCTCAGATTGACCGCGAACTGACCCGACCCGGCGTTACCCGGTATAGTCTTTGGCTGGATTACAAAGCCGAACATCCCAACGGCTATCAGTATACGCAGTTCTGCCACTATTATCAGCTTTGGAGCCAGCGGCAGCAGACCAGCATGCACATTGAGCACAAAGCGGGCGACAAACTCTTCGTCGACTTTGCGGGCAAGCGGCTCTCGCTGGTCGACCAGACAACAGGGGAGGTTAGGCCGGTCGAGTTCTTCGTGGCCGTGCTGGGTTGCAGTCAGCTCACTTACGCCCAGGTAGTGGCTACTCAGCGCAAGGAGGACTTCATCACCGCCCTGCAAAACGCCCTGCATTACTTCGGGGGCGTACCAGCGGCCATCGTGCCCGATAACCTCAAAGCGGCTGTGATTCGCTCGGATCGCTATGAACCCCAGATCAATGAGACGCTGGCTGACTTTGCGCTCCATTATCAAACGACGATCCTGCCGGCCCGGAGCGGTAAGCCCCGCGACAAAGCTCTGGTCGAAGGAGCCGTCAACATCCTCTATCGACGCATCTACGCTCCCCTGCGCAATGAGGTCTTTCATCGACTTGACGATCTCAATGCGGCTATCCGCCCCTTACTCGACGCCCACAACCAAATGCGCTTTCAGAACCGGGGCCATAGTCGGCAGTCGCAGTTCGAGGAGCGGGAGCGAATGCACTTGATGGGGTTGCCCAACACGGCTTATCTCATCAAACACTATGCGGGGAGCCGGGTTCAGAAAAACGGCCATGTACTGCTGTCAGAAGACAAGCATTATTACAGCGTACCCTATCGCTACATCGGCCAGTGGGTACGGCTGATCTACACGGCGTCAAGCGTTGAAGTCTACTGCCAGCACCAGCGTATTGCGACTCACCAGCGATTACAGGGACAGTACCATTACTCGACACTCAAAGAGCATTTGCCCCCAGCCCATCAGTGGATCAGTGACTGGAGCCCGGAGACGTTCGTCCGTCGGGCCGACCGCATTGGCCCCCAAACCCGGCAGGCCGTCGAAGCCATCCTAACGAGCCGGGCGCATCCCGAACAGGCTTATAAGTCGTGCCAGGGTGTACTAAGTCTGGAAAAGAAAGTGGGTAGAGAACGTCTGGAGCGGGCCTGCCAACGGGCGTTGTGCTACCAGAGCGTGAGCTACAAAGTCATCCGATCCATCATCGAACGCGGGCTGGATACGCTCTCCGATGCCAGTCCTGTCAGCTCAGTACCCAGCCATGAAAACATCCGGGGCGCATCAGCCTACCAGTAA